The uncultured Dysgonomonas sp. genome contains the following window.
TCTTCCCGGTTTGCAAAAAATCATAAATGGGGTTATTTTCCGTCCATCGGTTTGTCATGGAACGTTAGCGAAGAACCTTTCCTGAAAAATAATAAGGTCATCAATGATCTTAAACTGAGGGGAAGTTTCGGGGTTGTCGGCAATCAGGAGATAGGCGACTACCGATATGAAGCGACATACGCTACAAAGGTATATTCTTTCAATAACCAGCTCGTTACGGCTTACGGCAGGGCTAATGCTGAAAACCCCGACCTGAAATGGGAAGAAACATCGCAATATAATCTGGGTTTTGATCTGAATCTGCTTAACCGCAGACTAGGCATTATAGCCGATGTTTATTATAAAAAGACAAGCGACCTGCTGCTGGATGTGCCTGTGGAAATAACAACAGGATTCAGCACCATGCTTATGAATGTGGGCAATGTTACAAATAAAGGAGTGGAATTCGCATTGACAGGCAGCATTATAGATCAGAAAGACCTGCAATGGAATCTGTCTGCCAATATTGCTAAAAATGTAAATGAAGTCACCAATATCGGTAATCTGGATTATTTCCTGTCCGGTAATACGATCATAAAGAAAGGAGAATCTTTAGGCTCTTTTTATGGTGTTGTCTTCGATGGAATAGTACAAACCGGAACAGATATTTCGAAAGTACCTGCGCCGAGCTGGAAAACGAGTGTTGAGCCCGGTGATGTAAAATATGTCGATCAAAACAACGACGGCAAAGTTACTCAGGATGAGGACAGAGTTGTCTTAGGTTCTATTCAGCCTGATTTCACTTACGGATTTTCTACCACACTGAGATATAAATCATTGAGCTTATTTGCAGCTTTTCAGGGTAGTAAAGGTAATCAGCTATACAATCAGCTCCGGCAGGAGCTGGAATCACCATCCACCAGCTACAATGTATTAGCTACACTCCGTGACAGATGGACGCCGCAGAATCCGTCCAACACAATTGCTAAAGCATCTGTAACTTCTGCCACATGGCTCGATAGCCGCTATATCGAAGATGCCTCTTTTCTACGTCTGAAAAATATAACTCTGAGTTATGTCCTTCCTGTGAAAATAACAAAGGCTCCTCAGACAAAATTCAGAATTTTTGCAACGGGACAAAACTTATTGACCTTTACCAAATATAAAGGATACGACCCTGAAGTTTCCAGCGGTATAGATTCCGGAGCATACCCCACAGCGAAGACAATATCTTTTGGTGTGAATATATCTTATTAAACAGTTTACTATAAAATAATTAAATCAGAAAGAGATGAAGAAGTTATTATATACCTTAATATTATCGGTGACAATTCTTTCATGCAGCGATAGTCTTGATGTGACGCCCATAGGCAAACTGATGGGCGGAAACTTTCCCGTAACGGATGAGGACGCCATAGCCCTTACCAACGGGATTTATGCGCCTAACGTTGGTATTAGCACTTCGCTGGCGTATATGATAGATCTTACCACCGAAACCACTGTTTCGGGGGAGAATCCGAATAGTGGCGGAGGATTATTGGGTTTGATACAGTGGGAGCCGACCAATAGTTATGTGACATCGGTATGGACCGCGTTTTATGTAGGTATTACAAGCGCAAACGATGTTATCGATAAATTATCGGAATCCAAAACCGTTTCCGAATCCATTAAGAAACGCTCTATCGGCGAAGCCAGATTCCTGCGGGCATATTACTATTATTATGCAGTGCAGTTTTGGGGAGAAGTGCCGTTAGTCTTACATAATGTTGATGGAAAAAACACGACCCGCGCGTCGATAGATGAGGTGTATGCACAGATCGAAGACGACCTGAAAAGTGCCGCAGATAATTTACCCAATGCGAGCAGTTACGCAGACAGCGATAAAGGCAGGGCAAGCAAAGGCGCCGCTTATGCATTATTGTCAAAAGTATATCTGGTATGGGCGCAAACATCTGAAAGCGGAGGCGACACAGCCCGCAAAGACAGATTCCGGAAATCTGTAGACGCAGCTAATAGTGTAACAGGATACGAACTGGAAGAAGTTTTTTTGGATAACTGGAACGTAAACCATAAAAACGGTAAAGAAAATATTTTCTCTACCCAACATGCCTCTGGTACTGCAACAGATGGTAGTGGAGGTAATCACTTAGCACACTGTGCTTTTTCGAGTGGTTTCAGCAATACTACCCCTCATGTACTAGTCTCGGATAATAAATACTATGACGCTTTCGACGACCGTGACCAAAGAAAAAGCGGAACATATGCCAAAGAGTTATATAATCCTGCTACAAATTCGGTCTTTACATTCACGCGGCCACGCTTTCGCAAATATATTGACGCCAGCGACCCGTTGGGTTCGGCCAGTAACCGCAATATCAACAGGTCTATCATAC
Protein-coding sequences here:
- a CDS encoding RagB/SusD family nutrient uptake outer membrane protein, whose protein sequence is MKKLLYTLILSVTILSCSDSLDVTPIGKLMGGNFPVTDEDAIALTNGIYAPNVGISTSLAYMIDLTTETTVSGENPNSGGGLLGLIQWEPTNSYVTSVWTAFYVGITSANDVIDKLSESKTVSESIKKRSIGEARFLRAYYYYYAVQFWGEVPLVLHNVDGKNTTRASIDEVYAQIEDDLKSAADNLPNASSYADSDKGRASKGAAYALLSKVYLVWAQTSESGGDTARKDRFRKSVDAANSVTGYELEEVFLDNWNVNHKNGKENIFSTQHASGTATDGSGGNHLAHCAFSSGFSNTTPHVLVSDNKYYDAFDDRDQRKSGTYAKELYNPATNSVFTFTRPRFRKYIDASDPLGSASNRNINRSIIRYADILLVKAEAINELNNGPTTDAYDAINQVRRRAFEHFPLNQTSPDDLPAGLDYNGFKKAVQQERMFELTYEQSHWLDLVRWRVYVKTLKESGLDESYKKSSVSLKNYRFPIPQSQRNINPEGLWQNWGYDGYNESKTGANPYAGFE